In Flammeovirgaceae bacterium 311, one DNA window encodes the following:
- a CDS encoding putative two-component sensor histidine kinase transcriptional regulator (COG2972 Predicted signal transduction protein with a C-terminal ATPase domain): MEKQANREVRNTWRWLKWIFALGAGSFMLILLVLTSMFREPIGLSPFGFIWLSVSLLLLWLLFEWIHHKMHAVHAKPVVKRILQQVLLSLTSGMLVFLGIYLVVKQYENQFMGANDPITPVHVAMTLGIGLILSILTLSILLGSFLILHWKQSAVESEQSKKEAALANFNALKSQINPHFIFNSLNTLQSLIYESPKDAALFLEQLSDILRYTLQHRNNELVPAPEELAVTEAYLQLFSSRFGKFFTYSTANPAAVEGFYLISLTLPTLIENIFKHNVLSEDTPMRIRIRKEGDHLLVENSRGAAREAKHSLGVGLQNLRERYGLLGSELLVVEDTPDLFRVRIPLLHMIAYEDSNH; the protein is encoded by the coding sequence ATGGAGAAGCAGGCAAATAGAGAAGTCCGCAACACATGGCGATGGCTGAAATGGATTTTTGCCCTCGGTGCCGGTTCTTTCATGTTGATCCTGTTGGTGCTAACCAGTATGTTCCGGGAGCCTATAGGGTTAAGCCCCTTTGGTTTTATCTGGCTATCTGTTTCGCTGCTCCTACTCTGGCTGCTTTTTGAATGGATTCATCATAAAATGCATGCTGTTCATGCAAAACCAGTGGTAAAGCGAATACTGCAGCAGGTACTGTTAAGCCTGACCAGTGGTATGCTTGTTTTTTTAGGGATTTACTTAGTGGTAAAACAGTACGAAAACCAGTTTATGGGCGCCAATGATCCTATTACCCCGGTGCATGTTGCCATGACACTGGGAATAGGATTGATCCTGTCAATACTTACCCTGAGCATATTACTGGGCAGTTTCCTGATCTTGCACTGGAAACAATCGGCGGTAGAAAGCGAGCAATCCAAAAAAGAAGCGGCTCTTGCCAACTTCAATGCCCTGAAAAGCCAGATCAACCCGCACTTTATATTTAACAGCCTGAACACGCTGCAATCACTTATATATGAATCCCCAAAAGATGCAGCTCTGTTCCTGGAGCAGTTAAGCGATATTCTGCGCTATACTTTACAGCACCGAAACAACGAGCTTGTGCCTGCCCCAGAGGAGCTTGCCGTTACCGAAGCTTACCTGCAGCTATTTTCTTCAAGATTTGGGAAATTCTTTACCTACAGCACTGCAAATCCTGCCGCTGTAGAAGGTTTCTACCTTATAAGCTTAACCCTGCCCACCCTGATCGAAAATATATTCAAACACAATGTACTCTCTGAAGATACGCCTATGCGTATCCGAATCAGAAAAGAGGGCGATCACCTGCTGGTGGAAAACAGCAGGGGCGCCGCCAGAGAGGCAAAGCATTCTTTAGGGGTAGGCCTTCAAAATCTCAGGGAGCGCTATGGCTTACTGGGCAGCGAGCTTTTGGTTGTGGAAGATACCCCTGACTTATTCCGGGTGAGGATTCCGCTCTTACACATGATAGCGTATGAAGATTCTAATCATTGA
- a CDS encoding transcriptional regulator (COG1396 Predicted transcriptional regulators), whose translation MFTLLHNIYTRKGIDMRISAFVKEKRNTANLTQPELAEKAGVGLRFVRDLEQGKESLRLDKVNQVLKLFGYQVGAVPINRQELLDQVAESAT comes from the coding sequence ATGTTTACATTACTGCATAATATTTATACCCGAAAGGGTATAGATATGCGGATAAGTGCTTTTGTGAAGGAAAAAAGAAATACAGCCAACCTGACACAGCCTGAGCTGGCAGAAAAGGCTGGCGTGGGCTTGCGCTTTGTGCGGGACCTGGAACAGGGTAAGGAAAGTTTACGCCTGGACAAGGTAAACCAGGTGCTGAAATTATTTGGCTACCAGGTAGGGGCCGTACCTATAAACCGTCAGGAACTCTTAGATCAGGTAGCAGAGTCCGCAACATAG
- a CDS encoding HIRAN domain-containing protein: protein MLNCSFPSTKYPAAMEIILESNFDQAFKTKVVGVTYSNTDGTLRQNLLKDLKEGEPVYLIRDRKNEHSKYAVAVYNQKNQQLGYLPDDNRLSSHMDMGGETKAFIFRKLGGPSFFERLFGQTGKSYGLILEVTKGNFDWKKVAPIQDEDKKIASRALSAKNLESSDPAKAIEAYLEIIESIKQFDCKSDLHQYWRRVRLPVDRISLLYDKAKQYDKGISILLWYFSYEDVYPPSPSVLKTMQQRLEKMKSKISKQEA from the coding sequence ATGTTAAACTGCTCTTTTCCCTCAACCAAATACCCGGCAGCTATGGAAATAATCCTGGAATCCAATTTTGATCAAGCTTTTAAAACAAAGGTTGTTGGCGTTACATACTCCAATACAGACGGAACCCTACGACAAAACCTGCTGAAAGATTTAAAGGAAGGTGAACCGGTATATCTAATACGGGACCGAAAAAATGAACATAGTAAATACGCGGTAGCAGTCTACAACCAAAAGAATCAGCAGCTGGGGTATTTACCCGATGACAACAGGCTATCTTCTCATATGGATATGGGCGGGGAAACCAAGGCTTTTATATTCAGAAAGCTTGGCGGACCTTCCTTTTTTGAACGTCTGTTTGGACAGACAGGAAAAAGCTATGGACTTATACTGGAAGTAACTAAAGGTAACTTTGATTGGAAAAAGGTAGCGCCTATCCAGGATGAAGATAAGAAAATAGCCAGCAGGGCACTTAGTGCAAAAAACCTGGAAAGTTCTGATCCAGCCAAAGCAATTGAAGCTTATTTGGAGATTATAGAAAGCATAAAGCAGTTCGATTGCAAAAGCGATTTACACCAGTACTGGAGGCGGGTTAGGCTTCCCGTAGACCGTATAAGCCTGCTATACGATAAAGCAAAACAGTATGATAAGGGTATAAGTATACTGCTGTGGTATTTTAGTTATGAGGATGTTTACCCGCCCAGCCCATCGGTTTTAAAAACTATGCAACAACGGCTGGAGAAAATGAAATCAAAAATTAGCAAACAGGAAGCATAG